In a single window of the Limnohabitans sp. 2KL-27 genome:
- a CDS encoding protein-L-isoaspartate(D-aspartate) O-methyltransferase, whose translation MSQRPGFPVKLSQTGATGPARKVPAAVPARPAAKSNPVVAASQGASGARSRTASQVSGLGLDSGAVRARMVRKLAEQGVQDARVLEAMGRVERHRFVESALVNQAYEDTSLPIGLGQTISKPNVVARMVELLCQGLTGKLGRILEIGTGCGYQAAVLSHVASEVYSIERLRGLHEKARTNLRPFSLHNVHLIFGDGMLGYPKGAPYAGIISAAGGETVPDAWLDQLAPGGRLIAPTITPAGHQALVVISKTAQGYERQVLEPVHFVPLKSGIA comes from the coding sequence ATGAGTCAGCGTCCAGGTTTTCCGGTCAAGCTGTCGCAAACAGGGGCTACGGGGCCTGCTCGCAAAGTCCCTGCAGCTGTGCCTGCCCGTCCAGCCGCAAAGTCGAATCCGGTTGTGGCTGCAAGTCAAGGCGCGAGCGGCGCAAGGTCACGCACGGCTTCACAAGTCTCGGGGCTGGGCTTGGATTCTGGTGCCGTGCGGGCACGGATGGTGCGCAAACTGGCCGAACAAGGTGTGCAAGACGCCCGGGTCCTGGAGGCCATGGGCCGGGTGGAGCGGCACCGCTTTGTGGAAAGCGCGCTGGTCAATCAGGCCTACGAAGACACCAGTTTGCCCATTGGACTGGGGCAGACCATCTCCAAACCCAATGTGGTCGCCCGCATGGTCGAATTGCTGTGTCAGGGCTTGACAGGCAAATTGGGCCGAATTCTGGAAATTGGCACGGGCTGTGGTTATCAGGCTGCGGTGCTCAGCCATGTGGCCTCAGAGGTTTACAGCATTGAGCGCTTGCGCGGCCTGCACGAAAAAGCCCGAACGAACTTGCGACCTTTCAGCTTGCACAATGTGCATCTGATTTTTGGTGACGGGATGCTGGGTTATCCCAAAGGTGCACCTTATGCCGGCATCATTTCGGCCGCAGGCGGCGAAACGGTCCCCGATGCTTGGCTCGATCAGTTGGCACCGGGGGGGCGCTTGATCGCGCCGACCATCACACCGGCAGGCCATCAGGCGCTGGTGGTGATCTCTAAAACAGCGCAAGGCTATGAACGCCAGGTGCTCGAGCCGGTGCATTTTGTCCCTCTAAAATCGGGCATCGCCTGA
- a CDS encoding 3'-5' exonuclease, with protein MAWPVLVFDIETIPDMAGWRRLNPTDPQLTDAQVHAQWQAERAAEGKSDFMPLYLQRILCISCVFRNAEGLRVHSFVDRDGQSEAKVVQTFFQAIEKHAPQLVSWNGSGFDLPVLHYRGLMHGVVADKYWDLGDDDREFKWNNYISRYHMRHLDLMDLLAKYTPKNNAPMDALAKLCGFPGKLGMDGSQVYAQFQAGQTEDIRRYCETDVMNTYLLYCRFQKMRGGFTEAEYAQEIAFVQEQLGNLAPQEPHWQEYLQAWT; from the coding sequence ATGGCGTGGCCCGTCCTGGTTTTTGACATCGAAACCATCCCGGACATGGCGGGCTGGCGTCGGCTCAACCCAACGGACCCCCAGTTAACAGACGCACAAGTGCATGCGCAGTGGCAGGCCGAGCGGGCCGCAGAAGGCAAAAGCGACTTCATGCCTTTGTACCTGCAGCGCATCCTGTGCATCAGCTGCGTGTTTCGCAATGCCGAGGGTTTGCGCGTGCACTCCTTCGTGGATCGCGATGGCCAAAGCGAAGCCAAGGTCGTTCAGACTTTTTTTCAGGCCATTGAAAAGCACGCACCGCAGTTGGTCAGCTGGAACGGCAGCGGCTTCGATTTGCCTGTGTTGCATTACCGGGGCTTGATGCACGGTGTGGTGGCCGACAAATACTGGGACCTGGGCGACGATGACCGCGAGTTCAAGTGGAACAACTACATCTCGCGCTACCACATGCGCCACTTGGACCTGATGGACCTGCTGGCGAAATACACCCCAAAAAACAACGCCCCCATGGATGCCCTGGCCAAGCTGTGCGGCTTTCCGGGCAAGCTGGGCATGGACGGCTCGCAGGTTTATGCGCAGTTTCAGGCTGGGCAGACCGAAGACATCCGGCGCTACTGCGAAACCGATGTGATGAACACCTATTTGCTGTACTGCCGCTTTCAGAAAATGCGCGGCGGCTTCACCGAGGCCGAATATGCGCAGGAAATTGCCTTTGTCCAAGAGCAGCTGGGCAATTTGGCCCCGCAAGAGCCTCACTGGCAGGAATACCTGCAAGCTTGGACCTGA
- a CDS encoding Bax inhibitor-1 family protein: MSDLRTLNTTDWGHGTDLATRNRVLRNTYWLLALSLLPTVLGAWLGVTTGITRSLSGGVGLMVFFAGAFGFMFAIEKTKNSAAGVPVLLAFTFFMGLMLSRMIAMVLGFKNGADLIMTAFAGTAGVFFVMASLASTIKRDLSGMSKWLFVGALAIMIGGVINVFVGSTVGMMVISVMAIGIFSAYMLYDLKQIIDGGETNYISATLALYMDIFNVFQSLLALLGIMGGERD; this comes from the coding sequence ATGAGCGACCTTCGCACACTGAACACCACGGACTGGGGCCATGGCACCGACCTGGCCACACGCAACCGCGTTTTGCGCAACACCTATTGGCTGCTGGCCCTGAGCCTGCTGCCCACCGTTTTGGGCGCCTGGCTGGGCGTGACCACCGGCATTACCCGTTCTTTGTCAGGCGGCGTCGGTTTGATGGTGTTTTTCGCCGGCGCTTTCGGCTTCATGTTTGCCATTGAGAAAACCAAAAATTCTGCTGCCGGTGTGCCTGTGCTGCTGGCCTTCACTTTTTTCATGGGCCTGATGCTCTCTCGCATGATCGCCATGGTGCTGGGTTTCAAAAACGGCGCTGACCTGATCATGACCGCCTTTGCCGGCACTGCTGGCGTGTTCTTTGTCATGGCCAGCCTGGCCAGCACCATCAAGCGTGACCTGTCGGGCATGTCCAAGTGGTTGTTTGTGGGGGCCTTGGCCATCATGATTGGCGGCGTCATCAACGTCTTTGTCGGCTCGACCGTCGGCATGATGGTGATCTCGGTCATGGCCATCGGCATTTTCAGCGCTTACATGCTGTATGACCTCAAGCAGATCATCGACGGCGGTGAAACCAACTACATCAGCGCCACCCTGGCCTTGTACATGGACATCTTCAATGTGTTCCAAAGTTTGCTGGCCTTGCTGGGCATCATGGGTGGTGAACGCGACTGA
- a CDS encoding heme-binding protein, producing MKTQASLELSDVKAIAAAAEAEALKNNWVVSIAIVDAGGHLLHFARLDGAAPLSAHIAPAKAHTAALGRRETKAYEDIINGGRTSFLSAPTVQGMLEGGVPIMKDGFCLGAVGVSGVKSIEDAQIAKAGIAAIGL from the coding sequence ATGAAAACACAAGCCAGCCTTGAACTGTCCGATGTCAAAGCCATTGCCGCTGCGGCCGAAGCCGAAGCCCTCAAAAACAACTGGGTGGTGAGCATCGCCATTGTGGATGCCGGTGGCCATTTGCTCCACTTTGCACGCCTGGATGGTGCAGCCCCCCTGTCAGCCCACATCGCGCCTGCCAAGGCGCACACGGCTGCGCTGGGTCGCAGGGAAACAAAGGCCTACGAAGACATCATCAACGGCGGTCGCACCTCGTTTTTGTCGGCCCCCACCGTCCAGGGCATGCTCGAAGGTGGCGTCCCGATCATGAAAGACGGCTTTTGCCTCGGAGCCGTGGGCGTGAGCGGCGTCAAGTCGATCGAAGACGCGCAGATCGCCAAAGCGGGTATCGCAGCCATCGGCCTTTAA
- a CDS encoding tripartite tricarboxylate transporter substrate binding protein — protein sequence MTVQFKAQQRRDFLKAMAAMTGALPVWSQAQSGWPSKPVTMVVPFPAGGGTDAFARPMSAQFAKLTGKQLIIDNRGGAGGTLGAGVAAKSTPDGYNLFMGAVHHTIAPSMYPKLDYDLERDLTPLILVANVPQVLVVNPKKVQAADFKAFLEMVKKNPGRLNYGSAGGGTSHHLAGELFKLQTQTFITHIPYRGAGPALQDLIAGNVDMMFDGLGSSAAHIKGGRIKALMVSGAKRNAAFPDVPCSAELGLPDYTVSTWYGVWAPKGTPADAQARAIEEIRRACQTDEAKAVWANQGAEFPNLTTTQFEGFIKKELTKWAQVVKASGAKLD from the coding sequence ATGACTGTTCAGTTCAAAGCACAGCAACGCCGCGATTTTTTGAAGGCCATGGCCGCCATGACGGGCGCTTTGCCTGTGTGGTCCCAAGCCCAAAGCGGCTGGCCTTCCAAACCCGTGACCATGGTGGTGCCTTTCCCGGCAGGCGGCGGAACCGACGCTTTCGCCCGGCCCATGTCGGCCCAGTTTGCCAAATTGACCGGTAAGCAACTCATCATTGACAACCGGGGTGGCGCGGGTGGCACGCTGGGTGCAGGCGTTGCCGCCAAATCGACGCCCGATGGGTACAACCTGTTCATGGGCGCCGTGCACCACACGATCGCGCCCAGCATGTACCCCAAGCTGGACTACGACCTTGAGCGCGACCTGACCCCCCTGATTTTGGTGGCCAACGTACCCCAGGTTCTGGTGGTCAATCCCAAAAAAGTCCAAGCGGCCGACTTCAAGGCCTTTTTGGAGATGGTCAAAAAGAACCCTGGACGCCTGAATTACGGCTCCGCCGGGGGCGGCACTTCGCACCATCTGGCCGGCGAGTTGTTCAAGCTGCAGACCCAGACCTTCATCACCCACATCCCCTACCGGGGAGCAGGTCCTGCCCTGCAAGACCTGATTGCCGGCAACGTGGACATGATGTTCGACGGGCTGGGCTCGTCGGCGGCGCACATCAAGGGCGGCCGCATCAAGGCCCTCATGGTCTCGGGGGCCAAGCGCAATGCAGCCTTCCCGGACGTGCCTTGCTCGGCCGAGTTGGGTTTGCCCGACTACACCGTCTCCACTTGGTATGGCGTGTGGGCCCCCAAAGGCACGCCCGCCGATGCCCAGGCGCGCGCGATTGAAGAAATCCGCCGCGCCTGCCAAACCGACGAGGCCAAAGCCGTCTGGGCCAACCAAGGGGCGGAATTTCCCAACCTGACCACGACGCAGTTCGAAGGCTTCATCAAAAAAGAGCTGACCAAGTGGGCTCAGGTGGTCAAAGCTTCTGGGGCCAAGCTCGACTGA
- a CDS encoding peptidoglycan DD-metalloendopeptidase family protein — protein MTSLLPFRPLVVTTLAVALLSACTSSVRVPAPVEDRSGMVRAPQTTSAPVTTTSAEVAKPLPGSENAGKPGYHTVQRGDTLTRIGLDNGQGWRDLARWNNLTNPNVIEVGQVLRVTPPGASVETSGVVVRPISPSGNASATAAPPKPEPAAAPPNNALNDEGLGFIWPANGVLIAGFDEAKNKGLDIGGKAGDPVMAAADGQVVYAGSGLRGYGNLIILKHNNTFLTAYAHNQALLVKEDQKVRKGQKIAEMGKSDTDRVKLHFEVRRQGKPVDPAKLLPAR, from the coding sequence ATGACTTCACTCCTCCCTTTTCGTCCCCTGGTTGTGACCACTTTGGCCGTGGCTTTGCTCAGCGCCTGCACGTCGTCGGTTCGGGTGCCTGCGCCTGTGGAAGACAGATCGGGGATGGTCCGTGCGCCCCAAACAACGTCTGCCCCTGTCACAACGACTTCAGCGGAGGTGGCCAAGCCCCTGCCCGGCAGCGAAAATGCGGGCAAGCCCGGCTATCACACCGTCCAGCGAGGTGACACCCTGACCCGCATCGGTCTGGACAACGGCCAAGGCTGGCGAGATTTGGCCCGCTGGAACAATTTGACCAACCCCAATGTGATCGAAGTCGGGCAAGTCTTGCGCGTGACGCCGCCAGGTGCCTCGGTTGAAACCTCGGGGGTGGTGGTCCGCCCGATCTCGCCTTCGGGCAACGCTTCGGCCACTGCCGCTCCTCCCAAGCCCGAGCCAGCTGCTGCTCCCCCAAACAACGCGCTCAACGACGAAGGCTTGGGGTTCATTTGGCCCGCCAATGGGGTGCTGATTGCCGGATTTGACGAAGCCAAAAACAAAGGTTTGGACATCGGTGGCAAAGCGGGTGATCCCGTCATGGCCGCCGCCGATGGCCAAGTTGTGTACGCCGGCTCCGGTTTGCGCGGTTACGGCAATCTGATCATCCTCAAGCACAACAACACTTTTCTGACAGCCTACGCACACAACCAGGCCTTGCTTGTGAAAGAAGACCAAAAAGTGCGCAAGGGTCAGAAAATTGCCGAGATGGGCAAGTCCGATACCGATCGGGTGAAACTGCACTTTGAAGTGCGCCGACAAGGCAAGCCAGTGGACCCGGCCAAGCTCTTGCCTGCGCGCTGA
- the lgt gene encoding prolipoprotein diacylglyceryl transferase encodes MLIHPQIDPVALQLGPLAIHWYGLTYLAAFGLFFWLGMRRLGHLPFKNLPQWQQRDVEDILFLGVLGVILGGRVGYCLFYKPAYYLSNPLEIFAIWQGGMSFHGGLLGVMLAMVWFARTRQRPFLQVMDFVAPCVPTGLAAGRVGNFLNGELWGRVADPSLPWGMVFRGAGDLPRHPSQLYQIALEGLLLFVLLWLFARKDRPTGQVSGAFLLGYGFFRFVAEFFREPDAHLGLLSLGMSMGQWLCVPMMLGGALLIVWRRKTQG; translated from the coding sequence ATGCTGATCCATCCTCAAATTGACCCCGTCGCCCTGCAGTTGGGCCCCTTGGCCATCCATTGGTATGGCCTGACCTATCTGGCCGCTTTTGGTCTTTTTTTCTGGCTGGGCATGCGGCGTCTGGGTCATTTGCCCTTCAAAAACCTGCCGCAATGGCAACAGCGCGACGTCGAGGACATCCTGTTTTTGGGCGTGCTCGGCGTCATCTTGGGCGGGCGTGTGGGTTACTGCCTGTTTTACAAACCGGCTTATTACCTGTCTAACCCGCTCGAAATCTTCGCCATCTGGCAAGGCGGCATGAGTTTTCATGGCGGTTTGCTGGGGGTGATGTTGGCCATGGTCTGGTTTGCCCGCACCCGCCAGCGGCCGTTTTTGCAGGTCATGGATTTTGTGGCGCCCTGTGTGCCCACGGGGCTGGCCGCCGGTCGGGTGGGCAATTTCCTCAATGGCGAGCTTTGGGGCCGCGTGGCCGATCCTTCGTTGCCTTGGGGCATGGTCTTTCGGGGGGCGGGCGATTTGCCGCGTCACCCCTCGCAGCTTTACCAGATCGCGCTGGAAGGCTTGCTGCTGTTTGTGTTGCTCTGGTTGTTTGCCCGCAAGGACCGACCCACGGGGCAGGTGTCTGGGGCCTTTTTGCTGGGTTATGGCTTTTTCCGTTTCGTAGCCGAATTCTTCCGTGAACCGGATGCACACCTGGGCCTGTTGAGTCTGGGCATGAGCATGGGCCAGTGGCTGTGCGTGCCCATGATGCTGGGGGGAGCGTTGTTGATCGTCTGGCGGCGCAAGACCCAAGGGTGA
- the ilvD gene encoding dihydroxy-acid dehydratase, translating to MSDKIIKITPINSRSANITEGKSRAPNRSMYYAMGYEEGDFVKPMVGVANGHSTITPCNSGLQKLADAAIEGIEAAGGNAQVFGTPTISDGMAMGTEGMKYSLVSREVIADCVETCVQGQWMDGVLVVGGCDKNMPGGLMGMLRANVPAIYVYGGTILPGRYQGKDLNIVSVFEAVGENAAGKMSDFDLKEIEKRAIPGTGSCGGMYTANTMSSAFEALGISLPYSSTMANVHDEKVESAKESARVLVEAIRKGIKPRDIVTRKSIENAVAVIMATGGSTNAVLHFLAIAHCAGVEWTIDDFERIRQRTPVLCDLKPSGKALAVDLHVAGGIPQVMKILLNAGLLHGDCITITGQTIAEVLKDVPDSPPEQSVIHTIDNAMYKQGHLAILKGNLSPEGAVAKITGLKNPVITGPARVFDDEQSALEAILAGKIKAGDVMVLRYLGPKGGPGMPEMLAPTGALIGAGLGESVGLITDGRFSGGTWGMVVGHVAPEAAAGGTIAFVNEGDSITIDAHKLILELNVPEAELAKRREGWKAPEPRYTRGVQAKFAFNASSASKGAVLDLY from the coding sequence ATGAGCGACAAAATCATCAAAATCACCCCCATCAACAGCCGCAGCGCCAACATCACCGAGGGCAAATCCCGAGCCCCCAACCGTTCGATGTACTACGCCATGGGCTACGAAGAAGGCGATTTCGTCAAACCCATGGTCGGTGTGGCCAACGGCCACAGCACCATCACCCCCTGCAACAGCGGTTTGCAAAAGCTGGCCGATGCCGCCATTGAGGGCATCGAAGCCGCCGGTGGCAACGCCCAAGTGTTCGGTACCCCCACCATCTCGGACGGCATGGCCATGGGCACCGAGGGCATGAAGTACTCGCTGGTGTCCCGCGAGGTGATTGCTGACTGCGTGGAGACTTGCGTGCAAGGCCAGTGGATGGACGGCGTCTTGGTCGTTGGCGGTTGCGACAAGAACATGCCCGGGGGCCTGATGGGCATGTTGCGCGCCAACGTCCCTGCCATTTACGTTTATGGCGGCACCATTTTGCCGGGCCGCTACCAAGGCAAAGACCTGAACATCGTGAGCGTGTTTGAAGCCGTGGGCGAAAACGCCGCGGGCAAGATGAGCGACTTTGACCTGAAAGAAATCGAAAAACGCGCCATCCCCGGCACAGGTTCTTGCGGCGGCATGTACACCGCCAACACCATGTCCTCGGCTTTTGAGGCGCTGGGCATTTCCTTGCCCTACTCCTCCACCATGGCCAACGTGCATGACGAAAAAGTCGAGTCGGCCAAGGAGTCAGCCCGCGTTCTGGTGGAGGCCATCCGCAAAGGCATCAAGCCGCGCGACATCGTGACCCGCAAGTCCATTGAAAATGCTGTGGCCGTGATCATGGCCACCGGCGGTTCGACCAATGCGGTGCTGCACTTTTTGGCGATTGCTCACTGCGCAGGCGTGGAATGGACCATCGACGACTTCGAGCGCATCCGCCAACGCACGCCTGTTTTGTGCGACCTGAAACCCAGCGGCAAAGCTTTGGCTGTGGACCTGCATGTGGCCGGTGGCATTCCGCAAGTCATGAAGATTTTGCTCAATGCGGGCTTGTTGCACGGCGACTGCATCACCATCACCGGCCAGACCATTGCCGAGGTGCTCAAGGATGTGCCCGACTCCCCACCCGAGCAAAGCGTCATCCACACCATCGACAACGCCATGTACAAGCAAGGCCACCTGGCCATCTTGAAGGGCAACCTGTCGCCCGAAGGTGCCGTGGCCAAGATCACCGGCCTGAAAAACCCGGTCATCACCGGCCCGGCTCGCGTGTTCGACGACGAACAATCGGCCCTGGAAGCCATTTTGGCCGGCAAGATCAAGGCCGGTGACGTGATGGTTTTGCGCTACCTCGGCCCCAAAGGCGGCCCTGGCATGCCCGAGATGCTGGCGCCCACGGGTGCGCTGATTGGCGCGGGTCTGGGTGAAAGCGTTGGCTTGATCACCGACGGCCGTTTCTCGGGGGGCACCTGGGGCATGGTGGTAGGACACGTTGCCCCTGAAGCTGCAGCCGGCGGCACCATTGCGTTTGTGAATGAAGGTGACAGCATCACCATCGATGCACACAAGCTGATTTTGGAGTTGAACGTGCCCGAAGCCGAACTGGCCAAACGCCGCGAAGGCTGGAAAGCCCCAGAGCCCCGCTACACCCGTGGCGTGCAAGCCAAGTTTGCCTTCAACGCTTCGAGCGCCAGCAAAGGCGCGGTGCTCGACTTGTATTGA
- a CDS encoding malonyl-CoA synthase has protein sequence MTHDNLFSALRAAFPADMTTTAVETDEGLHYSWQDLDRATAMVANLLQSLDLPEGSRVAVQVEKSVEAMVLYLACLRAGCVFLPLNTAYQSAEIEYFIGNAEPAVVVCSGANFGWVSKIAFKAGTRHVFTLNEDRTGSLLERAAHHSDQHQAVPRRADDLAAILYTSGTTGRSKGAMLTHGNLLSNALTLKDYWGWKKGDVLIHALPIFHVHGLFVAIHGALINGSKMIWMSKFEPKRVIAHMGRATVFMGVPTLYVRMLAEPALDKAAVKNMRLFIAGSAPLLIETFSDWQERTGHTILERYGMSETAMLTSNPYAPEQRYAHQSERRGGTVGFPLPGVSLRVRGDDGQDLPVGEIGGIQVQGPNVFKGYWRMPEKTAEEFTADGFFKTGDVGQVDERGYVTIVGRSKDLIISGGYNVYPAEIEGYINEMKGVAESAVVGVPHPDFGEVGVAVVIAKLASQVQPEAILAELKAKLANFKIPKRCFVVAELPRNTMGKVQKNLLRDQYKNLFST, from the coding sequence ATGACCCACGACAACCTGTTTTCGGCCCTGCGGGCTGCTTTTCCTGCCGACATGACCACCACGGCGGTGGAGACCGATGAAGGCCTGCACTACAGCTGGCAAGACTTGGACCGCGCCACAGCCATGGTGGCCAATTTGCTGCAATCACTGGATTTGCCCGAGGGCAGTCGGGTGGCGGTTCAGGTCGAAAAATCGGTCGAAGCCATGGTGCTTTACCTGGCTTGCTTGCGTGCCGGGTGCGTCTTTTTGCCGCTCAACACGGCCTACCAAAGCGCCGAGATCGAGTATTTCATTGGCAACGCTGAGCCAGCCGTGGTGGTTTGCAGTGGCGCTAATTTCGGCTGGGTCAGCAAGATCGCTTTCAAGGCGGGTACCCGTCATGTGTTCACTTTGAACGAGGACCGTACTGGCAGTTTGCTGGAGCGCGCTGCCCACCACAGCGACCAACACCAGGCAGTGCCGCGCCGTGCCGATGACCTGGCCGCCATCTTGTACACCAGCGGCACCACCGGCCGCAGCAAGGGGGCCATGCTCACCCATGGCAACTTGCTGAGCAACGCACTCACGCTCAAGGATTACTGGGGTTGGAAAAAAGGGGATGTGCTCATCCATGCGCTGCCCATCTTCCATGTGCATGGTTTGTTTGTGGCCATCCACGGCGCGCTGATCAATGGCAGCAAGATGATCTGGATGTCCAAGTTCGAGCCAAAGCGTGTCATCGCGCACATGGGCCGTGCCACCGTCTTCATGGGTGTGCCCACCCTGTATGTGCGCATGCTGGCCGAGCCCGCGCTGGACAAGGCAGCCGTGAAAAACATGCGCCTGTTCATCGCAGGCTCAGCGCCCTTGTTGATCGAAACCTTCAGCGACTGGCAAGAACGCACGGGCCACACGATTTTGGAGCGCTACGGCATGAGCGAGACCGCCATGCTGACCTCCAACCCCTATGCCCCTGAACAACGCTATGCCCATCAGAGTGAGCGGCGCGGTGGCACCGTAGGCTTTCCCTTGCCCGGTGTGTCGTTGCGTGTGCGCGGCGACGATGGGCAGGATTTGCCCGTGGGCGAAATTGGGGGCATTCAGGTTCAAGGGCCCAACGTCTTCAAGGGTTACTGGCGCATGCCCGAAAAAACCGCTGAGGAATTCACCGCCGACGGTTTCTTCAAGACCGGTGATGTGGGTCAAGTGGACGAGCGCGGCTATGTGACGATTGTGGGCCGGAGCAAGGACCTGATCATCAGTGGCGGCTACAACGTCTACCCGGCCGAGATCGAGGGCTACATCAATGAGATGAAGGGCGTTGCCGAAAGTGCCGTGGTGGGCGTGCCCCATCCCGACTTTGGTGAAGTGGGCGTGGCGGTGGTGATTGCCAAGCTCGCATCTCAGGTGCAGCCCGAAGCCATATTGGCCGAACTCAAGGCCAAGCTGGCCAACTTCAAGATCCCCAAACGCTGTTTTGTGGTGGCCGAGTTGCCCCGCAACACCATGGGCAAGGTGCAAAAGAACCTGCTGCGCGATCAGTACAAAAACCTGTTTTCGACCTGA
- the rlmD gene encoding 23S rRNA (uracil(1939)-C(5))-methyltransferase RlmD: MSDPDISLSQAHADEPSHSSADLPEGWLRVGSLDMDAQGIARRPDGKVVFIEGALPFELVSVNVHRKKNNWEQGTVTQIHHQSSQRVRPGCPHFGLHAGACGGCKMQHLEASAQVAVKQRVLEDNLWHLGKVKAETMLRPIEGPTWGYRYRARLSVRYVIKKGEVLIGFHERKSRYIADMKVCPVLPPHVSRMLMPLRALIGQMEARETLPQLELACGDEVTALVLRHLEPLSEGDKALLRAFAAEHLVQWWLQPKGPDTVHLLDEGGAQLSYGLPDFGINMPFRPTDFTQVNPFINRVLVARALRLLQAQKTERVIDWFCGLGNFTLPLATQAGDVLGIEGAETLVARSRDNLARNQATRSEGQALAPTQFVARNLFEMTPEMLVADGTADKWLVDPPREGAFALSKALAELHENQDLRQGWTPPQRIVYVSCNPATLARDAGILVHRAGYRCVAAGVINMFAHTAHVESMAVFELA; the protein is encoded by the coding sequence ATGAGCGATCCAGACATTTCCTTATCCCAAGCCCACGCCGACGAACCCAGCCACTCCAGCGCCGACCTGCCCGAGGGCTGGCTGCGTGTCGGCTCCTTGGACATGGATGCCCAAGGCATCGCCCGACGCCCTGACGGCAAAGTCGTGTTCATCGAAGGCGCATTGCCTTTCGAGCTGGTGTCGGTCAATGTGCACCGCAAAAAGAACAACTGGGAGCAGGGCACCGTCACCCAAATTCACCACCAGTCGTCCCAGCGTGTGCGGCCAGGCTGCCCTCATTTTGGCTTGCATGCCGGCGCTTGCGGCGGCTGCAAAATGCAGCACTTGGAGGCTTCGGCCCAAGTGGCCGTCAAGCAACGCGTGCTCGAAGACAACCTTTGGCACCTGGGCAAAGTCAAAGCCGAAACCATGCTGCGCCCCATCGAAGGACCGACATGGGGCTACCGCTACCGCGCCCGGCTGTCGGTGCGCTATGTGATCAAAAAAGGCGAAGTGCTGATCGGCTTTCACGAACGCAAGAGCCGCTACATCGCGGACATGAAGGTGTGTCCGGTCCTGCCTCCCCACGTCAGCCGCATGTTGATGCCTTTGCGTGCGCTGATTGGTCAGATGGAGGCCCGCGAAACCTTGCCCCAGCTCGAGCTGGCCTGTGGCGACGAAGTCACGGCTTTGGTGCTGCGCCACCTGGAACCCTTGAGCGAGGGAGACAAAGCCTTGTTGCGGGCTTTCGCGGCCGAACACCTGGTGCAATGGTGGCTGCAGCCCAAAGGTCCGGACACGGTGCATTTGCTGGACGAGGGTGGGGCGCAGCTCAGTTACGGTCTGCCTGACTTTGGCATCAACATGCCCTTCAGGCCCACCGATTTCACCCAGGTCAACCCTTTCATCAACCGGGTGCTGGTGGCCCGAGCGCTGCGCTTGCTGCAAGCGCAAAAGACCGAGCGGGTGATCGACTGGTTTTGCGGCTTGGGCAATTTCACCTTGCCACTGGCGACCCAAGCTGGCGATGTGCTGGGCATCGAGGGGGCTGAGACCTTGGTGGCCCGTTCACGCGACAACCTTGCCCGCAACCAGGCCACAAGGTCCGAAGGGCAGGCATTGGCCCCGACCCAGTTTGTGGCCCGCAATTTGTTCGAGATGACACCCGAGATGCTGGTGGCCGACGGCACGGCCGACAAATGGCTGGTCGACCCGCCCCGCGAAGGCGCCTTTGCCCTGAGCAAGGCTTTGGCCGAGTTGCATGAAAACCAAGACCTGCGCCAGGGTTGGACTCCGCCTCAGCGCATTGTGTATGTGAGCTGCAACCCCGCCACTTTGGCCCGGGACGCGGGCATTTTGGTGCACCGCGCGGGCTACCGCTGCGTGGCCGCTGGCGTGATCAACATGTTCGCGCACACGGCCCATGTGGAGAGCATGGCCGTCTTTGAGCTGGCCTGA